One Deinococcus grandis DNA window includes the following coding sequences:
- a CDS encoding M42 family metallopeptidase, producing MNLDYTLDVLVRLLATPSPTGFTDAAVTLLEQELQALGVAAQRTRKGALTWEVAGTGEGHVTFSGHVDTLGAMVKGVKDSGRLRLWPLGGYDWATVEGEDVLVHTQAGRTLTGTVVNVRQSTHVHGAALRELKRDAAVMEVRLDEAVFSARDVRALGVQEGDFVSFDARPRVTASGYVKARHLDNKAAVAVFLAVTRELLAAPAPVTAAFHVTTYEEVGHGAATGIPAHTDALIAVDMAAVGEGQTSSEHCVSLCVADGGGPYDHALGNRLRAAARSAGLDLRVDIYPYYASDGTAAWRAGGDYPVALIGPGVDASHAYERTHTDALRATGELMLAYLRQ from the coding sequence GTGAACCTCGACTACACGCTGGACGTGCTGGTGCGGCTGCTCGCCACGCCCAGCCCCACGGGGTTCACGGACGCGGCGGTCACGCTGCTGGAGCAGGAATTACAGGCGCTGGGCGTCGCGGCGCAGCGGACCCGCAAGGGCGCCCTGACCTGGGAGGTCGCCGGGACCGGCGAGGGGCACGTGACGTTCAGCGGGCACGTGGACACGCTGGGCGCGATGGTCAAGGGCGTGAAGGACAGCGGGCGGCTGCGGCTGTGGCCGCTGGGCGGGTACGACTGGGCGACCGTGGAGGGCGAGGACGTCCTCGTGCACACCCAGGCGGGCCGTACCCTGACCGGGACGGTCGTGAACGTCCGCCAGAGCACCCACGTGCACGGCGCGGCCCTGCGCGAACTGAAACGCGACGCGGCCGTCATGGAGGTCCGCCTGGACGAGGCGGTGTTCAGCGCCCGGGACGTGCGCGCGCTGGGCGTGCAGGAGGGGGACTTCGTGAGTTTCGACGCGCGCCCCCGCGTGACCGCGAGCGGGTACGTGAAGGCCCGCCACCTCGACAACAAGGCGGCGGTCGCGGTGTTCCTGGCCGTCACGCGTGAACTGCTCGCCGCGCCCGCGCCCGTCACGGCGGCCTTCCACGTCACCACCTACGAGGAGGTCGGGCACGGCGCCGCCACCGGCATTCCCGCCCATACCGACGCGCTGATCGCCGTGGACATGGCGGCCGTCGGGGAGGGGCAGACGAGCAGCGAACACTGCGTGTCGCTGTGCGTGGCGGACGGCGGGGGGCCGTACGACCACGCGCTCGGTAACCGCCTGCGCGCCGCCGCCCGCTCGGCGGGCCTGGACCTGCGGGTGGACATCTACCCCTACTACGCCTCGGACGGCACCGCCGCGTGGCGCGCGGGCGGGGACTACCCGGTCGCGCTGATCGGGCCGGGCGTGGACGCCAGCCACGCCTACGAGCGCACGCACACGGACGCGCTGCGCGCCACGGGCGAACTGATGCTCGCCTACTTGCGCCAGTAA
- a CDS encoding IclR family transcriptional regulator: MLSLQKAANILGAFSAEQPEWGVRALAAHLGVPRATAHAYLAGLTEAGFLRRTPAGKYRLSWHIAEMGAQLTSSLPWFQEARSLITRLALEVRAVAFLCILEGDEVVAAIRERHPDADIDLPLDIYLPATATASGKILYAHADMTPRTFAACTPSSITSLDEWRTEVAKVKRLGYAYSIEEWVPGQCTLGVPYHALHTAHGDTDTVVAAIGVQMSAQRYLREERHIRERVVQIVREAEALP, translated from the coding sequence GTGCTCTCTCTTCAGAAGGCGGCCAACATCCTGGGCGCATTCAGCGCCGAACAGCCCGAATGGGGCGTCCGTGCGCTCGCCGCGCACCTGGGAGTTCCCCGGGCCACCGCCCACGCCTACCTCGCCGGACTGACCGAGGCCGGATTCCTGCGCCGCACCCCCGCAGGCAAATACCGCCTCTCCTGGCACATCGCCGAGATGGGCGCCCAGCTCACCTCCTCGCTGCCGTGGTTCCAGGAAGCCCGCTCACTCATCACCCGCCTCGCGCTGGAAGTCCGCGCCGTGGCGTTCCTGTGCATCCTCGAAGGGGACGAGGTCGTCGCCGCCATCCGCGAACGCCACCCCGACGCCGACATCGACCTGCCGCTGGACATCTACCTGCCCGCCACCGCCACCGCCAGCGGCAAGATCCTCTACGCCCACGCCGACATGACCCCCCGCACCTTCGCCGCCTGCACGCCCAGCTCCATCACCAGCCTGGACGAGTGGCGCACCGAGGTCGCCAAGGTCAAACGCCTCGGGTACGCCTACTCCATCGAGGAATGGGTGCCCGGCCAGTGCACCCTGGGCGTGCCCTACCACGCGCTGCACACCGCGCACGGCGACACCGACACCGTCGTGGCCGCCATCGGCGTGCAGATGAGCGCCCAGCGCTACCTGCGCGAGGAACGCCACATCCGCGAACGCGTCGTGCAGATCGTCCGCGAGGCCGAAGCCCTCCCGTAA
- a CDS encoding isochorismatase family protein — protein sequence MTLSAHALLLLNAQRHDLDDRPDERSVARDWAHHVAQARAQGWVVAFVQWDAPHGANWDTFSKEWTLHPDFRAEQGDVLVRAEMPDAFEGSELAAQLHARAVQSLHLLALSGTPALDATLASAQGQGFRVESLEVPA from the coding sequence ATGACCCTTTCCGCGCACGCCCTGCTGCTCCTGAACGCGCAGCGTCACGATCTGGACGACCGGCCCGACGAGCGGTCGGTGGCGCGCGACTGGGCGCACCACGTCGCCCAGGCCCGCGCGCAGGGCTGGGTGGTGGCGTTCGTGCAGTGGGACGCCCCGCACGGCGCGAACTGGGACACCTTCTCGAAGGAGTGGACGCTGCACCCGGACTTCCGCGCCGAGCAGGGCGACGTGCTGGTCCGCGCGGAGATGCCCGACGCGTTCGAGGGTAGCGAACTGGCCGCGCAGCTGCACGCCCGCGCCGTGCAGAGCCTGCACCTGCTGGCCCTGAGCGGCACGCCCGCGCTGGACGCCACGCTGGCTTCGGCGCAGGGGCAGGGCTTCCGCGTGGAGTCGCTGGAGGTGCCCGCGTGA
- a CDS encoding winged helix-turn-helix transcriptional regulator gives MTAPAPHLAPTEPPPTCAVTTTVSVIGGKWKAVAVYHLLGGPRRFSDLQRRMPGVTQRILTLQLRELEADGLVHREVYPQVPPKVEYSLTPLGQTLEPIVRAMLAWGETYRQREQDTTD, from the coding sequence ATGACCGCCCCCGCCCCGCACCTCGCCCCCACCGAGCCGCCCCCCACCTGCGCCGTCACGACCACCGTGTCCGTGATCGGCGGGAAGTGGAAGGCCGTCGCGGTGTACCACCTGCTCGGCGGGCCGCGCCGCTTCTCGGACCTCCAGCGGCGCATGCCGGGCGTCACGCAGCGCATCCTGACCCTGCAACTGCGCGAACTCGAAGCGGACGGCCTCGTGCACCGCGAGGTCTACCCGCAGGTCCCCCCGAAAGTGGAGTACTCGCTGACCCCGCTGGGGCAGACGCTAGAACCCATCGTGCGCGCCATGCTCGCCTGGGGCGAAACGTACCGCCAGCGGGAACAGGACACAACGGACTGA
- a CDS encoding NADP-dependent oxidoreductase, giving the protein MPTAIPQTMTVIELAQPGGPEVLRPATRPVPTPGLGEVLVRVRAVSINPVDTKVRRNGPLPTLPAVLGWDVSGEVVAVGPFVVEFAVGDEVFGMLAFPEQPGAYAEYVLARAGDITIKPAALSHADAAAMTLAALTAEQALDRMDLRAGQRILIHAGAGGVGHYAVQLARARGAHVIATASAPNVDFVRSLGADEVIDYRARPFEEQVQGLDAVLDTVGGDTATRSLEVLRPGGWLVCIAAQPDAARAQALGVHAARILVYPSRAGLNTLVKLVTAGALRSHVSRTFPLAQVADAHRAQETGRTVGKLVLTVP; this is encoded by the coding sequence ATGCCCACTGCCATCCCCCAGACCATGACCGTGATCGAACTCGCGCAGCCCGGCGGGCCCGAGGTGCTGCGCCCCGCCACCCGCCCCGTCCCCACGCCCGGCCTGGGTGAGGTGCTCGTGCGCGTGCGCGCCGTGAGCATCAACCCGGTGGACACCAAGGTGCGCCGGAACGGTCCGCTGCCCACGCTGCCCGCCGTGCTGGGCTGGGACGTGTCCGGCGAGGTGGTGGCCGTGGGCCCCTTCGTGGTGGAGTTCGCCGTGGGCGACGAGGTGTTCGGCATGCTGGCCTTCCCCGAGCAGCCCGGTGCGTACGCCGAGTACGTCCTGGCCCGCGCCGGGGACATCACCATCAAGCCTGCCGCGCTGAGCCACGCGGACGCCGCCGCCATGACCCTGGCCGCCCTGACCGCCGAGCAGGCGCTGGACCGCATGGACCTGCGCGCCGGGCAGCGGATCCTGATCCACGCCGGGGCCGGGGGGGTCGGGCACTACGCGGTGCAGCTGGCCCGCGCGCGCGGCGCGCACGTGATCGCCACCGCGTCCGCGCCCAACGTGGACTTCGTGCGGTCCCTGGGCGCCGACGAGGTCATCGACTACCGCGCCCGGCCCTTCGAGGAGCAGGTGCAGGGCCTGGACGCCGTGCTGGACACCGTGGGCGGCGACACCGCCACGCGCTCGCTGGAGGTCCTGCGGCCCGGCGGGTGGCTGGTGTGCATCGCCGCGCAGCCCGACGCGGCGCGGGCGCAGGCGCTGGGCGTGCACGCGGCGCGCATCCTCGTGTACCCGTCGCGCGCGGGGCTGAACACCCTGGTGAAGCTGGTGACGGCCGGGGCGCTGCGCTCGCACGTGAGCCGCACCTTCCCGCTCGCGCAGGTCGCCGACGCCCACCGCGCGCAGGAGACCGGGCGCACGGTCGGCAAACTGGTCCTGACCGTCCCCTGA
- a CDS encoding YqeG family HAD IIIA-type phosphatase encodes MSRPAPSRSLLRPADVIDHVTHITPEFLADRGLHGLLLDLDNTLVPYGSYDPAGVAQTLAWVRDLKLAGVGLYLLSNATGQRAAFWLDKLDFQGVGLAGKPNPRAFRKALRALKLPPAQVGMVGDQLFTDVLGGNLSGMHTILVRPLVTNALPHTRVARRLERAVLKRYGHDWHH; translated from the coding sequence GTGAGCCGCCCCGCCCCCTCCCGCAGCCTGCTGCGCCCGGCGGACGTGATCGACCACGTCACGCACATCACGCCGGAATTCCTGGCGGACCGGGGCCTGCACGGGCTGCTGCTGGACCTCGACAACACCCTGGTGCCGTACGGCAGTTACGACCCGGCGGGCGTGGCGCAGACCCTGGCGTGGGTGCGGGACCTGAAACTCGCCGGGGTGGGCCTGTACCTCCTGAGCAACGCGACCGGGCAGCGGGCCGCGTTCTGGCTGGACAAACTGGACTTCCAGGGCGTCGGGCTGGCCGGGAAGCCCAACCCCCGGGCGTTCCGTAAGGCCCTGCGCGCCCTGAAGCTGCCGCCCGCGCAGGTGGGCATGGTGGGCGACCAGCTGTTCACGGACGTGCTGGGCGGCAACCTGAGCGGCATGCACACTATTCTGGTCCGACCTCTGGTCACCAACGCCCTTCCTCATACGCGCGTGGCCCGCAGGCTGGAACGCGCGGTCCTGAAACGCTACGGGCACGACTGGCACCACTGA
- a CDS encoding enoyl-ACP reductase FabI, translated as MTVQIDLSDKTALVMGVANARSLGWAIAEQLLSAGCRVGFSYQGERLKSELDKLLTGKEGVWAQQADATSEEDLTALFARVKEEFGQLDYLIHSIAFAPRTAMDGRFLDTTEADWNTALNVSAYTLVSTARHAEPLLRPGASIVSLTYHASQKVVPKYNVMGVAKAALEATTRYLASEMGAAGVRVNTISAGPMRTIAARSIPGFGSMFEKAAEAAPLGRNATPEEVGKLALFLLSDLGSGVTGQTVYVDAGSSIMAMKIEQPS; from the coding sequence ATGACGGTGCAGATTGACCTGAGTGACAAGACCGCCCTGGTGATGGGCGTCGCGAACGCCCGCAGCCTCGGCTGGGCCATCGCCGAGCAGCTTCTCTCGGCCGGGTGCCGCGTGGGCTTCTCCTACCAGGGCGAGCGCCTCAAGAGCGAACTCGACAAGCTCCTGACCGGGAAGGAAGGCGTGTGGGCCCAGCAGGCCGACGCGACCAGCGAGGAGGACCTGACCGCGCTGTTCGCCCGCGTGAAGGAGGAGTTCGGGCAGCTGGACTACCTGATCCACTCCATCGCGTTCGCGCCCCGCACCGCCATGGACGGCCGTTTCCTCGACACGACCGAGGCCGACTGGAACACCGCCCTGAACGTCAGCGCGTACACCCTGGTCTCCACCGCCCGCCACGCCGAACCGCTGCTGCGCCCCGGCGCCAGCATCGTCAGCCTCACGTACCACGCCTCGCAGAAGGTCGTGCCCAAGTACAACGTCATGGGCGTCGCCAAGGCCGCGCTGGAGGCCACCACCCGCTACCTCGCCAGCGAGATGGGCGCCGCCGGTGTGCGCGTGAACACCATCAGCGCCGGCCCCATGCGGACCATCGCCGCGCGCAGCATCCCCGGCTTCGGCAGCATGTTCGAGAAGGCCGCCGAGGCTGCCCCGCTGGGCCGCAACGCCACCCCCGAGGAAGTCGGCAAGCTGGCCCTGTTCCTGCTGAGCGACCTGGGCAGCGGCGTGACCGGACAGACCGTGTACGTGGACGCGGGCTCCAGCATCATGGCCATGAAGATCGAACAGCCGAGCTGA
- a CDS encoding c-type cytochrome: MRRAPALLLLPLLASLSAVATGTPTPATPPAVPTSAQAAQLQRGETTYFLACAICHGDRLEGVSAPGLGGEDFRALYRTLPPRALHDLIRDTMPDDRRGTLSAQEVLDVTAYLLRENDLPRPEGALGAETLDHVPPTP, translated from the coding sequence GTGCGCCGCGCCCCTGCCCTGCTCCTGCTGCCCCTCCTGGCCTCCCTGAGTGCCGTGGCGACCGGGACCCCCACCCCCGCCACGCCGCCTGCCGTCCCCACGTCCGCGCAGGCCGCGCAGCTTCAGCGTGGCGAGACCACCTACTTCCTGGCCTGCGCAATCTGCCACGGCGACCGTCTGGAGGGCGTCAGCGCCCCCGGACTGGGTGGCGAAGACTTCCGCGCGCTGTACCGCACGCTGCCGCCCCGCGCGCTGCACGACCTGATCCGCGACACCATGCCGGACGACCGCCGGGGCACCCTGAGCGCCCAGGAGGTGCTGGACGTCACCGCGTACCTGCTGCGCGAGAACGACCTGCCCCGGCCCGAGGGAGCGTTGGGGGCCGAGACGCTCGACCACGTCCCGCCGACGCCCTGA
- the pgeF gene encoding peptidoglycan editing factor PgeF produces MLLHAPHLSAPHAFTTRRGGVSVGPYAGLNLDDREDDPAAVAGNRAQLTGALGFTPAQVARLTQVHGTDVVTVTGGGHWTGDALVTGQAGVLLAIGTADCYPLLLEDPQAGVLGAAHAGWKGTLGRIGARTVEAMTALGARPERIRAAVGPGICAAAYPVGQGVADAFAGAGLGAFVQPGADGPHLDLAGANRAALLDAGVPGAQVWVSGRCSTEGDFYSFRRDAGVTGRMWAVIGRAGSAA; encoded by the coding sequence ATGTTGCTTCACGCGCCGCACCTGAGCGCGCCGCACGCGTTCACCACGCGGCGGGGTGGCGTTTCGGTCGGCCCCTACGCCGGGCTGAACCTGGACGACCGTGAGGACGACCCGGCGGCGGTCGCGGGGAACCGCGCGCAGCTGACCGGGGCGCTGGGCTTCACGCCCGCGCAGGTGGCGCGCCTGACGCAGGTGCACGGGACCGACGTGGTGACCGTGACCGGCGGCGGCCACTGGACCGGGGACGCGCTGGTCACCGGGCAGGCGGGCGTGCTGCTGGCGATCGGCACCGCCGACTGCTACCCGCTGCTGCTGGAGGACCCCCAGGCGGGCGTGCTGGGCGCCGCGCACGCCGGGTGGAAGGGCACGCTGGGCCGCATCGGCGCGCGCACCGTGGAGGCCATGACGGCGCTGGGCGCCCGCCCGGAGCGGATCCGCGCGGCGGTCGGGCCGGGCATCTGCGCCGCCGCGTACCCGGTGGGTCAGGGCGTCGCGGACGCCTTCGCGGGGGCCGGGCTGGGCGCGTTCGTGCAGCCCGGCGCGGACGGCCCGCACCTGGATCTCGCCGGGGCGAACCGCGCCGCGCTGCTGGACGCGGGCGTGCCCGGCGCGCAGGTGTGGGTCAGTGGACGCTGCTCCACGGAAGGCGACTTCTACTCGTTCCGGCGCGACGCCGGGGTGACGGGGCGCATGTGGGCCGTGATCGGCCGCGCCGGGAGCGCCGCGTGA